The Euphorbia lathyris chromosome 3, ddEupLath1.1, whole genome shotgun sequence genome contains a region encoding:
- the LOC136222332 gene encoding large ribosomal subunit protein eL37x: MGKGTGSFGKRRNKTHTLCVRCGRRSFHLQKSRCSACAFPAARVRKYNWSVKAIRRKTTGTGRMRYMRHVPRRFKSGFREGTQAAPRMKGAAAASA, from the exons ATG GGTAAGGGAACCGGAAGTTTTGGTAAGAGAAGGAACAAGACCCATACCCTCTGCGTGAGGTGCGGCCGTCGTAGCTTCCACCTCCAGAAGAGCCGGTGTTCTGCCTGTGCTTTTCCTGCTGCTCGCGTCAGGAAGT ATAACTGGAGTGTGAAAGCAATCCGAAGAAAGACAACTGGAACTGGAAGAATGAGGTACATGCGTCATGTTCCTCGCAGGTTCAAGAGTGGTTTCAGAGaag GCACTCAAGCAGCACCTAGGATGAAGGGAGCAGCGGCAGCATCTGCTTAA